The proteins below are encoded in one region of Segatella copri:
- a CDS encoding glycosyltransferase family 2 protein codes for MKILIVIPCYNEEEVLPKTLDVLGALIRKIKKETDADTELLLVDDGSRDHTWQMISDAAKEHGYVHGIKLSHNRGHQNALWAGMEAAVDHCDAMVSIDADLQDDENVIVDMVRQVQEGKDIIYGVRKERKTDTFFKRFTAQAFYKLMQSVDKDTVYNHADFRMMTNRTLKALMQYPERNLFLRSIVRQLGFREGFVYYDRKAREAGESKYPFTKMLSFSIDGITSFSVAPLRFITFLGLAMTLVAVIMIIFALVEYFQGKTIQGWTSMLVSMWFIGGIITTGVGITGVYIGKIYTEVKRRPRYFIEERV; via the coding sequence ATGAAGATATTGATAGTTATCCCTTGTTATAACGAGGAAGAAGTGCTGCCTAAGACCTTAGATGTGCTGGGGGCATTGATCAGAAAGATTAAGAAAGAGACTGATGCCGACACAGAACTGCTGCTTGTCGACGATGGCAGTCGTGACCATACTTGGCAGATGATTTCGGATGCTGCCAAGGAACATGGGTATGTGCATGGCATCAAACTGTCGCATAACCGAGGCCATCAGAATGCGCTCTGGGCAGGTATGGAAGCTGCGGTAGACCATTGCGATGCGATGGTAAGTATCGATGCCGACCTGCAGGACGATGAGAATGTTATCGTGGATATGGTGCGCCAGGTGCAGGAAGGCAAGGATATCATCTATGGTGTGCGCAAGGAGCGCAAGACCGATACCTTCTTCAAACGCTTTACCGCCCAGGCTTTTTATAAGCTGATGCAGAGTGTGGATAAGGATACGGTTTACAATCATGCCGATTTCCGCATGATGACCAACCGCACCCTGAAGGCTCTGATGCAGTATCCCGAGCGCAATCTCTTCCTCAGATCCATCGTACGCCAGTTGGGTTTCCGTGAGGGATTCGTCTATTACGACCGCAAGGCTCGCGAGGCGGGTGAGAGTAAGTATCCGTTTACCAAGATGCTGAGCTTCAGTATCGATGGCATCACCTCGTTCTCCGTGGCACCTCTTAGGTTTATCACCTTCCTGGGTTTGGCGATGACTTTGGTGGCAGTCATCATGATTATCTTTGCCTTGGTAGAATATTTCCAGGGCAAGACCATTCAGGGCTGGACCTCCATGCTTGTTTCCATGTGGTTTATCGGAGGCATCATCACCACGGGCGTAGGCATCACGGGTGTCTATATCGGCAAAATTTATACCGAGGTGAAGCGCCGTCCTCGATACTTTATCGAAGAAAGAGTATAA
- a CDS encoding helix-hairpin-helix domain-containing protein produces MKHAHSITSLLLKLFLVGSSQIFCASWAQAQSSSLSELGAVPEDSLSASPPWQQLLSDLSSSEDFEHVAWQDYEEDLEEMAQHPVNLNTATREELERMPFLTASQVEDILFYIYRYGQLKSMSELTLISSIGWYQRQLMSCFFYVADDGSKPAFPSLKNIAQYGKHEVMGMLKVPFYERKGDASGTDGYLGYPYKHGLRYQFRYGNSVKLGFVASQDAGEPFFGGRNTMGYDFYSFYLQVKNLGRWKNITLGRYRLNAGLGLILNNDFGFGKLSALTSLGRSSSCIIRGHSSRSSANYLQGAAATYTLLKGLELTGFLSYRQIDATLSAGGGGIKTILKTGLHRTVNEIAKQKVASNTLVGGNISYRHQGWHIGGTAFYTSFSLPLTPNKSQLYKRFAPEGNAFWNASISYGYISHRLTLSGETATGDCGSIATLNAASYLCSDHFTLMALHRFYSARYYSLFSNSFSEGSDVQDENGVYLGFTWIPAHHWSITAYSDFAYFAWPKYQTRESTQSWDNLVNILFQPSRVLTVGGRFRYKDKAGTTTGRLRLYATISQKRWSAKTSLDYTMSQAESAMKNEGDELSKGYMVSEHIGWEWKWKKQLKGTLRGCLGYFHTSDFASRIYAYEPGLLYQMSFGSYYGEGIRYALVARSEIGSHLLLIAKLGTTDYFDRSHISSGLQEISRSSQTDLEIQVKWKW; encoded by the coding sequence ATGAAGCATGCTCATTCCATAACATCCCTCTTGTTGAAACTGTTTCTCGTAGGCAGCTCCCAAATCTTCTGTGCCTCATGGGCTCAAGCCCAATCTTCCTCTCTTTCAGAACTGGGCGCCGTGCCTGAAGATTCTCTTTCCGCTTCGCCCCCTTGGCAGCAACTGTTGTCCGACCTTTCTTCATCCGAAGATTTCGAGCATGTAGCCTGGCAGGACTATGAAGAAGATTTGGAGGAGATGGCACAGCATCCCGTCAATCTGAATACGGCAACGAGAGAAGAACTGGAGCGCATGCCGTTTCTTACTGCATCGCAGGTAGAAGACATCCTGTTCTATATTTACCGCTATGGCCAGCTGAAGAGTATGAGCGAGCTTACCCTGATAAGCAGTATCGGTTGGTACCAGCGCCAGCTGATGAGTTGTTTCTTCTATGTGGCCGATGACGGGAGCAAGCCGGCTTTCCCCAGTCTTAAAAACATCGCCCAGTATGGCAAGCACGAAGTGATGGGCATGCTGAAGGTTCCTTTTTATGAGCGCAAGGGCGATGCGAGCGGAACCGACGGCTATCTGGGTTATCCTTACAAGCACGGACTGCGCTACCAGTTTCGCTACGGCAATTCCGTCAAGCTGGGATTCGTAGCTTCTCAGGATGCCGGCGAACCATTTTTCGGAGGCAGGAACACGATGGGTTACGACTTCTATTCCTTCTATCTTCAGGTAAAGAACCTGGGCAGATGGAAGAATATCACCCTGGGCAGATACAGACTGAACGCAGGATTGGGACTGATACTCAATAATGATTTCGGCTTCGGCAAACTCTCTGCCTTAACCTCCTTGGGCAGGTCATCTTCCTGCATCATCCGCGGTCATTCCTCCCGTTCTTCAGCCAATTATCTGCAAGGCGCAGCAGCCACCTATACCTTATTAAAAGGCCTGGAACTGACCGGCTTTCTTTCTTATCGCCAGATAGATGCTACGCTTTCTGCTGGCGGCGGGGGCATCAAGACCATCCTGAAGACCGGTTTGCATCGCACGGTGAATGAGATTGCTAAACAAAAGGTAGCATCCAATACACTTGTGGGAGGCAACATCAGTTACCGGCATCAGGGCTGGCACATCGGAGGTACAGCCTTTTATACCTCTTTCTCCCTACCGCTCACGCCCAATAAAAGCCAGCTTTACAAGCGTTTTGCTCCAGAGGGGAATGCCTTCTGGAATGCCAGCATCAGCTATGGTTATATCTCCCATCGCCTCACCCTCTCTGGCGAGACAGCAACTGGCGATTGCGGTTCCATAGCTACGCTCAATGCAGCCTCCTATCTCTGTTCCGACCATTTCACGCTCATGGCTCTTCACAGGTTCTATTCTGCCCGATATTATTCTCTCTTCAGCAACAGCTTTTCCGAGGGGAGCGATGTGCAGGATGAAAACGGCGTATATCTGGGCTTTACCTGGATTCCTGCCCATCATTGGAGCATCACAGCCTACAGCGATTTCGCCTATTTCGCCTGGCCTAAGTATCAGACCAGGGAGAGCACTCAGAGTTGGGATAATCTGGTGAATATCCTCTTCCAGCCCTCCAGGGTCCTGACGGTAGGAGGAAGGTTCCGTTATAAGGATAAGGCGGGAACCACGACCGGCCGTCTGCGTCTCTATGCCACAATATCCCAAAAACGATGGAGCGCCAAAACCAGTTTAGACTATACGATGAGCCAGGCAGAAAGCGCGATGAAGAATGAGGGCGATGAGCTTAGTAAAGGCTATATGGTGAGCGAGCATATAGGATGGGAATGGAAATGGAAGAAGCAGTTGAAAGGAACGTTGAGAGGCTGCCTGGGCTATTTCCATACTTCCGATTTCGCCTCCCGTATCTACGCTTATGAGCCTGGTCTGCTCTATCAGATGAGTTTCGGCAGCTACTACGGCGAGGGCATCCGTTACGCCTTGGTGGCACGCTCTGAGATAGGTTCCCATCTGCTGCTTATCGCCAAATTGGGTACAACCGATTATTTCGACCGTTCTCACATCTCTTCTGGTTTGCAGGAAATCTCCCGCTCTTCGCAAACCGATCTGGAGATACAGGTAAAGTGGAAATGGTAA
- a CDS encoding DUF4294 domain-containing protein — MKQKICFLLAMLFCITLQTMAQTDGDNPEDREVDMDTPTFEPMVKVGKVLLDHDSVQYVQVNNVYVYPQPVFKNAKERMAYNRLVYNIKKVLPIAKEVRRIIIETGDYLETLPNKKAKDAHMKLVEKGIKQEYTPRMKKLTYAQGKLCIKLVYRECNSSSYHLIQAFLGPIRAGFYQAFASLFGASLNKKYDPNGVDRLTERVVRQVESGQI, encoded by the coding sequence ATGAAACAGAAAATATGCTTTTTACTGGCGATGCTCTTCTGCATCACCCTGCAAACCATGGCGCAGACCGATGGCGACAACCCTGAAGACAGGGAGGTGGACATGGATACTCCTACCTTTGAACCGATGGTGAAGGTAGGAAAAGTGCTCCTGGATCATGACAGCGTGCAATATGTTCAGGTGAACAACGTGTACGTTTATCCGCAGCCGGTATTTAAGAACGCCAAGGAGCGAATGGCTTACAACCGTTTGGTATACAACATCAAGAAGGTGCTGCCGATAGCCAAGGAGGTAAGAAGGATTATCATCGAAACGGGTGATTATCTGGAAACGCTGCCTAACAAGAAGGCAAAGGATGCACACATGAAACTGGTGGAGAAAGGTATCAAACAGGAATATACCCCGAGAATGAAGAAACTCACCTATGCACAAGGTAAACTCTGCATCAAACTGGTGTATCGCGAATGCAATTCTTCATCCTATCATCTTATCCAAGCCTTCCTGGGTCCTATCCGTGCCGGATTCTATCAGGCATTTGCAAGCCTCTTCGGTGCCAGCCTCAACAAGAAGTACGACCCGAACGGCGTTGACAGATTAACAGAAAGAGTGGTAAGACAGGTAGAATCGGGGCAGATTTAA
- a CDS encoding M28 family peptidase, with protein sequence MTKKMKIILGLVVAAGVVVGAISYKNANTSSPEIQEVEEAEKLNPVGPAFNADSALAYCAAQCDFGPRVMNSEAHDKCGEWIVSKFKQFGCEVETQKADLKGYDGTILKNTNIIAHYNPKAETRILLCAHWDSRPWADNDPDSTNWRKPVMAANDGASGVAVMLEIARQLQADKKLNPNIGVDFVCFDTEDRGTPQWADVQDDGDTWALGAQYWSENKPEGYNPRFGILLDMVGGQGAKFYREGMSMQYAGGIVKKVWAAARQAGFGSYFPKSDGGMITDDHIPVNEKAKIPTVDVIAYYPDCQQSSFGPTWHTVSDDMAHLDKNVLKAVGQTMIQVLYTEE encoded by the coding sequence ATGACGAAGAAAATGAAGATAATTTTAGGCTTGGTAGTTGCTGCCGGAGTGGTAGTTGGAGCTATCAGCTATAAGAATGCCAACACCAGTTCGCCGGAAATTCAGGAAGTAGAGGAAGCAGAGAAGCTGAATCCTGTAGGTCCTGCCTTTAATGCCGATTCGGCGTTGGCTTATTGTGCCGCACAATGCGATTTCGGTCCTCGCGTCATGAACAGCGAGGCGCACGACAAGTGTGGCGAATGGATTGTGAGCAAGTTCAAGCAGTTTGGTTGCGAGGTAGAAACCCAGAAGGCTGACCTCAAGGGCTATGATGGTACCATCCTGAAGAATACCAATATCATCGCCCATTACAACCCGAAGGCAGAAACCCGCATCTTGCTCTGTGCCCATTGGGACAGCCGTCCTTGGGCCGACAACGACCCCGACAGTACCAACTGGCGCAAGCCTGTAATGGCAGCCAACGATGGCGCCAGCGGAGTAGCCGTCATGTTGGAGATAGCCCGCCAGCTGCAGGCTGACAAGAAGCTGAATCCTAACATCGGCGTAGATTTCGTATGTTTCGATACCGAAGACAGGGGAACACCTCAGTGGGCTGATGTTCAGGACGATGGCGATACTTGGGCATTGGGTGCCCAGTACTGGAGCGAGAACAAGCCTGAGGGATATAATCCTCGTTTCGGAATCCTCCTCGATATGGTGGGCGGACAGGGAGCCAAGTTCTATCGTGAAGGCATGTCTATGCAGTATGCCGGTGGCATCGTGAAGAAGGTTTGGGCTGCAGCCCGTCAGGCTGGTTTTGGCTCTTACTTCCCTAAGAGCGATGGCGGAATGATTACTGATGATCATATTCCGGTCAACGAGAAGGCTAAGATTCCTACTGTAGATGTGATAGCTTATTATCCAGACTGCCAGCAGAGCAGTTTCGGTCCTACCTGGCACACCGTGAGCGATGATATGGCTCATCTGGATAAGAATGTGCTTAAGGCGGTTGGCCAGACTATGATTCAGGTGCTTTATACTGAGGAATAG
- a CDS encoding membrane dipeptidase — protein METFDLESHLQDAYSRFPEAKHQPVIGLTANYEGIDATLRDRYYKQVIAAGGTPVIIPPVADAQVIVNTLEHLDGLILTGGGDHNPLWMGEEPSPRLHNINQERDAAELMITRLAFNRQIPMLGICRGIQTLAIALGGKVCQDIKQLVKHSQDADRTEPTHIVEIKKDSTLYNIYNKEKIFVNSFHHQAVSEPGKHLRTIAKSSDHIIEAVESSEYKQILGVQWHPEWLEEEGLKIFQWLVNQANNFYAAKQLHKRILTLDTHCDTPMFFPQGIKFDHRDSRILVDLHKMTDGHQDATTMVAYLPQPQIGESFSSKVAFDVKGPAQYADLIFDKIEEIVSKNSQYLSIARTPADLYSDKRKGRKSIMLGIENGLALEHDISNVKHFAQRGIVYITLCHNGDNDICDSARGCNTHNGVSSFGEKVIHEMNRLGIMVDLSHGGEKSFYDALDISQAPIVCSHSSSRALCDVPRNLTDDQMRALAAKGGVAHTTLYHGFLRKEGEADIMDAIAHLEHAIDVMGIDHVGLGTDFDGDGGIRGLADSSELINFTLQLLRCKYSEQDIVKIWGGNWLRVMTQVQNFKH, from the coding sequence ATGGAAACATTTGACTTAGAGTCGCATCTCCAGGATGCATACTCTAGATTTCCCGAAGCGAAGCATCAGCCTGTAATTGGCCTTACTGCCAATTATGAAGGTATCGATGCTACGCTTCGCGACCGTTATTATAAGCAGGTAATAGCGGCTGGCGGTACGCCGGTCATTATTCCTCCTGTTGCCGATGCTCAGGTCATCGTCAATACCCTGGAGCATCTTGATGGATTGATTCTGACGGGTGGCGGCGACCATAATCCGCTGTGGATGGGCGAAGAGCCTTCTCCCCGTCTTCACAACATCAATCAGGAACGTGATGCTGCCGAACTGATGATTACCCGATTGGCTTTCAACCGCCAGATTCCGATGCTTGGCATCTGCCGGGGCATCCAGACCCTCGCCATTGCGCTGGGTGGAAAGGTGTGTCAGGATATCAAGCAGCTGGTAAAGCACAGCCAGGATGCCGACCGTACCGAACCTACCCACATCGTAGAAATCAAGAAAGATTCCACCTTATATAATATATATAATAAGGAGAAGATCTTTGTCAACTCGTTCCACCATCAGGCGGTAAGCGAGCCTGGCAAGCATCTGCGCACCATCGCCAAATCTTCCGACCATATTATAGAGGCTGTAGAGAGTAGCGAGTATAAGCAGATTCTCGGTGTGCAATGGCATCCGGAATGGCTGGAAGAAGAAGGATTGAAGATTTTCCAATGGCTGGTTAATCAGGCTAACAACTTTTATGCAGCCAAGCAGTTGCATAAGCGCATCCTTACGCTCGATACCCATTGTGATACTCCGATGTTCTTCCCTCAGGGCATCAAGTTTGATCATCGCGATTCCCGCATCCTGGTTGATCTCCATAAGATGACCGATGGTCATCAGGATGCTACCACGATGGTAGCTTACCTGCCACAGCCTCAGATAGGCGAGAGCTTCAGCAGCAAGGTGGCTTTCGATGTAAAGGGACCTGCGCAGTATGCCGACCTCATCTTCGACAAGATAGAAGAGATTGTGAGCAAGAACAGTCAGTATCTCAGCATAGCCCGCACTCCTGCCGATCTTTATAGCGATAAGCGGAAGGGCAGAAAGAGCATCATGCTCGGCATCGAGAACGGTCTCGCCCTGGAGCACGATATCAGTAACGTGAAGCATTTCGCCCAGCGCGGCATCGTTTATATCACGCTCTGCCATAATGGTGATAATGATATCTGCGATAGTGCCCGCGGCTGCAATACCCATAATGGTGTGAGCAGTTTTGGCGAGAAGGTGATTCATGAGATGAACCGTCTGGGCATCATGGTAGATTTGAGTCATGGTGGCGAGAAGAGTTTCTACGATGCTCTTGATATCAGCCAGGCGCCTATTGTCTGCAGCCATAGCAGCAGCCGTGCGCTCTGCGATGTGCCTCGCAATCTGACCGATGACCAGATGCGTGCCCTCGCAGCAAAGGGTGGTGTGGCTCATACCACGCTCTATCACGGATTCCTGCGTAAAGAGGGTGAAGCCGACATCATGGACGCTATCGCCCATCTTGAGCATGCCATCGATGTGATGGGTATCGACCACGTAGGTCTGGGTACCGACTTTGATGGAGACGGCGGCATCCGGGGGCTCGCCGACTCTTCTGAACTCATCAATTTCACCCTCCAGCTGTTGCGCTGCAAATATAGCGAGCAGGATATTGTCAAGATTTGGGGAGGCAACTGGCTCAGAGTGATGACGCAGGTGCAGAACTTTAAACATTAA
- a CDS encoding Lrp/AsnC family transcriptional regulator, which yields MEKIDNLDRKILGILSKNARIPFKDVAAECGVSRAAIHQRVQHLMEDGFITGSGFDVNPKSLGYSTCTYVGLNLERGNMYKKVVERLQNIPEIVECHFTTGSYTMLIKLYARDNEQLMDLLNNKLQAIPGVVSTETLISLEQSIKREIPVLLDED from the coding sequence ATGGAGAAAATAGACAATCTAGACAGAAAGATTCTCGGCATCCTTTCCAAGAATGCCCGTATTCCTTTCAAAGACGTAGCCGCAGAATGTGGCGTGTCTCGTGCTGCCATCCATCAGCGTGTTCAGCACTTGATGGAGGATGGTTTCATCACCGGTAGCGGTTTTGATGTAAACCCTAAAAGCCTGGGTTATTCTACCTGCACTTATGTAGGTTTGAACTTGGAGCGCGGTAATATGTATAAAAAGGTGGTAGAGCGCTTGCAGAACATTCCTGAAATCGTAGAGTGCCACTTTACAACCGGTTCATACACCATGCTGATTAAGCTTTATGCCCGCGACAACGAGCAGCTCATGGATTTGCTCAATAATAAGCTTCAGGCTATCCCTGGTGTGGTTTCTACCGAAACGCTTATCTCTCTTGAGCAGAGCATCAAGCGTGAGATTCCTGTACTTCTGGATGAAGATTAA
- a CDS encoding FKBP-type peptidyl-prolyl cis-trans isomerase, with protein sequence MKKILMTALVLVAGASLFTASAASKKKVKKAATLVELKSSADSLSYVAGMNATRGLIPYIQQSFQVDTAYMENFLRGYKDALAMGINPKTVAYSAGMEVAKLVEKRVYPGTKEELKSTGDSISHAMFQNGFIAALANDTTFFTSKAAADFQKEALAGAGEKFLAANAKKPGVKVLPSGLQYKVITEGHGEVPKASDEVEVIYEGRLIDGTVFDATSKHGGSKTDKFRANGLIKGWTEALTLMPVGSKWQVYIPYELAYGERQAGQIPPYSTLVFDLELVSIVKPEVKAEPAGELKEDVAVGAEKKVAKASAKSNGKKAASRKRK encoded by the coding sequence ATGAAGAAAATATTAATGACAGCACTCGTCCTCGTGGCGGGTGCTTCTTTGTTTACAGCTAGTGCTGCAAGCAAGAAGAAGGTTAAGAAGGCGGCTACTCTTGTTGAGTTGAAATCATCAGCCGATTCTTTGAGTTATGTAGCTGGTATGAATGCCACTCGTGGTCTGATTCCTTATATCCAGCAGAGTTTTCAGGTAGATACTGCCTATATGGAGAATTTCCTTCGTGGTTACAAGGATGCGCTTGCCATGGGAATCAATCCTAAGACCGTAGCTTATTCTGCAGGTATGGAGGTTGCCAAACTGGTAGAGAAGCGTGTATATCCTGGCACAAAGGAAGAGTTGAAGAGTACAGGCGATTCTATCAGCCATGCTATGTTCCAGAATGGTTTTATCGCAGCTTTGGCTAATGATACAACATTCTTTACCTCTAAGGCTGCTGCCGATTTCCAGAAGGAAGCTTTGGCTGGTGCCGGCGAGAAGTTCCTTGCTGCTAATGCCAAGAAACCTGGTGTAAAGGTGTTGCCTAGCGGTTTGCAGTATAAGGTGATTACCGAAGGTCATGGCGAGGTGCCTAAGGCAAGCGATGAGGTAGAAGTTATCTACGAGGGTCGTCTGATTGATGGTACCGTTTTTGATGCTACATCCAAGCATGGTGGCAGCAAGACAGATAAGTTCCGTGCCAATGGCTTGATCAAGGGTTGGACCGAGGCGCTTACTCTGATGCCTGTGGGCAGTAAGTGGCAGGTTTACATTCCTTACGAGTTGGCTTACGGCGAGCGTCAGGCTGGTCAGATTCCTCCATACTCTACTTTGGTGTTCGATCTTGAGCTGGTTAGCATCGTAAAGCCAGAGGTTAAGGCTGAGCCTGCTGGCGAGTTGAAGGAAGATGTAGCCGTAGGTGCAGAGAAGAAGGTGGCTAAGGCTTCTGCCAAGTCAAACGGCAAGAAAGCTGCTTCCAGAAAGAGAAAGTAA
- a CDS encoding FKBP-type peptidyl-prolyl cis-trans isomerase has protein sequence MKKLFFGALVACAAATFVGCGNSTPKADLKTDVDTMSYAMGMSQTQGLKEFLVERMGVDTAYMDDFIKGLNDGANAGDDKKKAAYYAGIQIGQQISNQMVKGINHEVFGEDSTKSISLKNFMAGFITGTTGKKGLMTVEQAAQIAQAKMMAIKAKNMEKEYGPNKVAGEKFLAANKKKPGVVTLPSGVQYKVIKEGNGPMPKDTSMVKVNYEGKTIDGKVFDSSFKRGQAVDLRANQVIKGWTDALVHMPAGSVWEVYIPQQLAYGEREQGQIKPFSVLIFKIELISVGGK, from the coding sequence ATGAAAAAGTTATTTTTCGGAGCCCTCGTGGCTTGTGCTGCTGCTACATTCGTAGGTTGTGGCAATTCTACTCCTAAGGCAGATCTCAAGACTGATGTAGATACTATGAGCTATGCTATGGGTATGTCTCAGACTCAGGGTCTGAAGGAGTTTTTGGTAGAGCGCATGGGCGTTGATACTGCTTACATGGATGATTTCATCAAGGGTCTTAACGATGGTGCCAACGCTGGTGACGACAAGAAGAAGGCTGCTTACTATGCAGGTATCCAGATTGGTCAGCAGATCTCTAACCAGATGGTTAAGGGCATCAACCACGAGGTATTCGGTGAGGATTCTACAAAGTCTATCTCTCTGAAGAACTTCATGGCTGGTTTCATCACAGGTACTACAGGCAAGAAGGGCTTGATGACTGTTGAGCAGGCTGCTCAGATAGCTCAGGCTAAGATGATGGCTATCAAGGCTAAGAACATGGAGAAGGAATATGGTCCTAACAAGGTTGCTGGTGAGAAGTTCCTCGCTGCCAACAAGAAGAAGCCAGGAGTTGTTACTCTGCCTTCAGGTGTTCAGTACAAGGTAATCAAGGAGGGTAACGGCCCTATGCCAAAGGATACTTCTATGGTTAAGGTTAACTACGAGGGTAAGACAATCGACGGCAAGGTATTCGATTCTTCTTTCAAGCGTGGTCAGGCCGTAGATCTCCGTGCTAACCAGGTTATCAAGGGTTGGACTGATGCTTTGGTTCACATGCCAGCAGGTTCTGTTTGGGAGGTTTACATTCCTCAGCAGTTGGCTTACGGTGAGCGCGAGCAGGGTCAGATCAAGCCATTCTCTGTATTGATCTTCAAGATTGAGTTGATTTCAGTTGGTGGCAAGTAA
- a CDS encoding FKBP-type peptidyl-prolyl cis-trans isomerase, translating to MDKVSYALGIGIGRQLASMGAESLNIDDFAQAVKDAIAGKLQLGEQEAQELVQNFFAEQEAKAQAAAAEKGKVAKEAGEKFLAENGKKDGIITTKSGLQYQVLREGNGKAPKATDQVECHYEGTLIDGTKFDSSYDRGQTATFPLNQVIAGWTEGLQLMTEGAKFRFFIPYQLGYGERGAGASIPPFSALIFDVELVAVK from the coding sequence ATGGATAAAGTAAGTTATGCTTTGGGCATCGGCATCGGTCGCCAGTTGGCTTCTATGGGTGCAGAGAGTTTGAATATTGATGATTTTGCACAGGCTGTAAAGGATGCCATCGCCGGTAAGCTTCAGCTCGGCGAGCAGGAAGCTCAGGAGTTGGTACAGAACTTCTTTGCAGAGCAGGAGGCTAAGGCTCAGGCTGCTGCTGCCGAGAAGGGCAAGGTTGCTAAGGAAGCTGGTGAGAAGTTCCTCGCCGAGAACGGCAAGAAGGATGGTATCATCACTACTAAGAGCGGTTTGCAGTATCAGGTTTTGCGTGAAGGTAATGGCAAGGCTCCTAAGGCTACCGATCAGGTTGAGTGCCACTATGAGGGAACGCTTATCGACGGTACTAAGTTTGACAGTTCTTACGACCGTGGTCAGACTGCTACCTTCCCATTGAACCAGGTTATCGCTGGTTGGACAGAGGGTCTTCAGCTCATGACCGAGGGTGCCAAGTTCCGTTTCTTCATCCCTTATCAGTTGGGTTATGGCGAGCGTGGTGCAGGTGCATCTATCCCTCCATTCTCAGCCTTGATTTTCGATGTTGAGCTCGTTGCCGTTAAGTAA
- a CDS encoding SIR2 family NAD-dependent protein deacylase — translation MKKLVFLTGAGMSVESGFKTFRGNDGLWENYPVEQIATHEGWEADPTLVTNFYNMLRHKLYAAQPNEGHKLIKELEKDFDVTVITQNVDNLHEKAGSKNVIHLHGELSKVCSSRDPYDYRYIKELPEDDCEVKPGTEAGDGSLLRPFIVFFGESVPMIEPAAEAVQQADIFVIIGTSLNVYPAAGLISYTKPHIPIYLIDPGAVNTNGYYKIEHIMKGASDGMKELKEILEK, via the coding sequence ATGAAGAAACTCGTATTTTTAACCGGTGCAGGCATGTCTGTGGAGAGTGGTTTCAAAACTTTCCGTGGCAATGATGGATTATGGGAAAACTATCCTGTAGAACAGATAGCTACCCATGAGGGATGGGAAGCTGACCCTACCCTAGTAACAAACTTCTATAATATGTTGCGCCATAAACTCTATGCTGCGCAACCTAACGAGGGACATAAACTTATCAAGGAGCTGGAAAAAGACTTCGATGTGACGGTAATCACCCAGAATGTAGATAATCTGCATGAGAAGGCAGGTTCCAAGAATGTAATCCATCTGCATGGCGAACTGTCAAAGGTTTGCTCATCACGCGACCCTTACGACTATCGCTACATCAAGGAATTACCTGAGGATGACTGCGAGGTAAAGCCGGGAACCGAAGCTGGAGATGGAAGCCTGTTGCGCCCATTTATCGTTTTCTTCGGCGAAAGCGTTCCTATGATTGAGCCGGCAGCCGAAGCTGTACAGCAAGCCGATATCTTCGTCATTATCGGAACCTCACTCAACGTTTATCCTGCTGCAGGTCTGATTTCATATACCAAGCCTCACATTCCTATCTATCTGATAGACCCGGGTGCCGTAAACACCAATGGATATTACAAGATAGAGCACATCATGAAAGGGGCTTCAGATGGTATGAAAGAACTGAAGGAAATATTGGAAAAATAA